Part of the Quercus lobata isolate SW786 chromosome 6, ValleyOak3.0 Primary Assembly, whole genome shotgun sequence genome, TGTTTGGACTatctaaataatatatttttagtttttaaataacattacacatatttttatatactttttcatctagatgtatttcaaaaaattacaaacaatattattcaAACTTCTCTATCAAACGAGCCCTTAACGATTAAGTTATCAAATATGTtattgtttttcattaaaatttattactcttcttttttgaaactttaaatgtaaaatttagatGCAatactttcattatttttcttaattgaatttgaattgacacatattttttaatatgcttAACGATTGAGTTATCAAATATGTtattgtttttcattaaaatttattactcttcttttttgaaactttaaatgtaaaatttagatGCAatactttcattatttttcttaattgaatttgaattgacACATACTTTTTAATATGCAGAGTAATAGGGTCCAATAGTggctctctcttaaaaaaaaaaaaaaaaaaaaaagtgagatgaGATGCGTGGTTGTGTGAGTGGTAACGATAgacttatcaaaaaactcaaatacCAATGTATCATAGGGCGTGAGACAATGATTACACACGCATGTGTTTTTTTAAACACTTCGTTGGTTTGATTTTAATTAtcattgaaaaagataaaattatttGTATCTCATTCGTCAATACAACCAAGTGtgaattcttaaattttatccttataaaaaatttatcttatCCTTACTAATATCATTTTACAACTTATCACCTcattgtgaaaaattattatcaagaaAAGTTTGTGACGAGTGTCTAGAATTATTAGATAAAGAATTGAAGTTAGTGAGTCAGAGTGAGAGTGACTAAGTGAGAGTAGATTAAAGACTACTGAGGaatcaaaactaaattaatactttctattaaaaaaaaaaaacactaaactAATAGAATAGTGGTAGTGGTACCAACAAGATCGTCGCCGCCACGTGCGGTGTCTAGGAGGGGCAAGCAGGtcaaagattttcaaaattcaaaagccAACCCACTGCCCTATGTATACACGTGTCTTCATTCCATTGGTCAGTTGACGTGTACAATGTGAAGGTCGTCCAGTTAGGACAGGCCGTTTCGTATAACAACGTAATGGCCcgcatttttttccttttttcaccTAAAACATAAATACCCTCACTCTTTCCCGTTATTTACGTCTATATCCCtacatataataaaaagtaaaaaccttAATAGGcaagaaaaactaaaaacaagttaaaaatGTTCCCTTCATATAACAAGAAAAGCTAAAAAGCAAGGTAAATGTACCTGTAAACAATAATAGAGAGAATTTAAAGGTTTTAGTTTACCCAACAAACTTAAAAAGGATTGAaatctatctatatatacaaTAATAGGGTTACACCCCTCCTCTCTTTCTGTCACTCGCAATAATTACAGTAAACATAGGTCCCACTCCCAcgttaaagaaaaagaaaaatcatgtaACGGTCCAAGATTATATAGTCCCTATTGTAAATCCGATGGGAAATATCGTAGATGAGAATGAACCCAACAGCAGTAATATAAcgttaaaaaaggaaaataaaggaaatagcCAAAAAATCGACATCCCCTCGTTCCCAAACCGAACGCAACATCGTGATGATAATATAGGCGAAACAAAACAAAgacttaacaagaaaaaaaaacctctctctctaaaaaaaaaaaaacctcttttttctctgtgtctctctctctctctaaaaagaaaAGCCCTTTGGTGGGTTGCCTTTTCTCTCTTGTGTGTGGGAATGGAGTTAGACAAGGCGGCTCGTTTCATGGAAGACCTGTTGTTGGACTTTGAGTCGGACATAGGCGAGGAAGACGAAGAGGATGACAAGAGAAGGAAAGTTTTGTGTCAGGATGACCCGACGTCGTCTTCGTTTGGTGTTTTATGTCCGGAAGATCCTACGCGTGTGTCACCAGTAAGTtttatcgatttttttttttttttttttgtttgtggtgttttggtttttttgggcGAGAGAACGAGTTCGGTGGTGACTCGGCCGAGTCTGAGGCTTACGTGAGGATACCCTTAGTGGGTATGTAGTGACTCGGTCTGACTCGGTTAGGGTTAGTGTTTTGGACCGAGTTGACTCGGACGTTTTTCGAACGAGTCTCTGAGTTTCGATTACCCGAGTCGAGCATGTTTTGTAATGACTCGGCCGAGTCAAAGCTGATGGCTTCGACTGGGTACTGGGactgtgatagagagagagaggctgcTGGTGGAGAAGTAAACCCTAGATGGCATTTTTAACGTAATTTGGAATAGAAATGAAGGGTATTACTGTCAATTTGTAAGTACAATAAGTCTTAATTCTCGTGAGCTGTTACTCACTAGGTTGTAGTTGTACCAATAATAAATGTTGTCCCATATCTTCCGCCACCTTTGATACTCCCACTCAAACCATGTCAAAAAGTCCATATTGCCCATCATCCTTTTGAACACTctcttataataataataataataataataatatagccTCTCACTCATTTTGGGATCGTTGGCACGTGCCAAACTAAAAAATGGAGGTGCCTCGGCAGTCGGCACGTGTGAAATTGAGTATTCTGATTTTGGTGgtggtttttgtttgtttgtggtTAAACACAGGAGCTTGTAGAAGAAGAACTGGAATGGATATCTAACAAAGACTCATTCCCAGCAGTGGAATCATTCATTCTCTCGGAGGACCCAGGAACTACTCTCTCAAAGCACAACAGCCCAGTCTCTGTGCTTGAAAACAGCTCCATCAGTAGCCACAGCAatagcaacagcaacagcaacagcaacagcacGAACAGCAATAGCAATGGCAGcagcaaaaacaacaacaacaaaactcTTATGAGCTGCTGCGGCGACAGTTTCAAAGTCCCCGGCCGCGCACGAAGTAAGCTGTGCCAGAGGCTGCGCCGTGATAATCAGCTTTTTTGGAGCCAACAGGCGGCCGCGGCCAACAAGATTGCGAAAGCTGAGAGGGAAGTGTTGACGATGAGAACTACTACGACGACTACTActattactactactactactactacgaCGACGACGATTGGGAGGAAATGTCAGCATTGTGGAGCTGAAAAGACCCCGCAATGGCGTGCCGGGCCTCTCGGGCCGAAAACACTGTGTAATGCTTGTGGTGTGCGGTACAAGTCCGGGAGGCTGGTGCCTGAGTACCGCCCCGCAAGCAGCCCGACGTTCTCGCCCAAGATGCATTCGAATTCGCACAGGAAGATAGTAGAGATGAGGAGGCAGAAGGGAATGGGAACGGGAATTGGGATGGTGGTGAAGTCTGTGGATAAAGGGTAGGATTAGGTTactgcttttatttatttttattttttttttatttcatatgttAGCATAGTTAGGAGTTAGGGGTTTGTTGTAATGGGGGTTGGTTTAGATGATTAGTGAAAGTTCTTTGTTTCGATGAAAGTCCAATTAGGGGAATTTTGactttagtgtgtgtttggttctTTGTGCTATAGACTAGAAAGCAAGATAGTGTTCTTTGGTTTCTGgctaatttaattctttttctctattgcTTGGATTGGATTGGAGATGATGGTGGATTGGGGAATTTGTGGATTTCTGAACTGGCTCCtctgataaattttttttcccttcccttGTGGTTATAATGCCTGATAATTTTGAACTGACTTACTAAGTAGTACCTGTTTCATGAGTTGTACAACAGTCAGCTTGAATTTGGCCAAAGTCCCTTTTTCTAAGACGAGGTATTGTAAGTTTGATgttccttttatatttttattgctGCAATACACAAACTTTGTTTTTCTGTATTATATATATGGCTCACTGTTTTTTGCTTGTGGATATTCTGATCTGACACCCTGTAATTTATGTGCGTTTGTTTTTAGTAAAGTTGATATGTATGCCAAAACATTGTGAAATTTCAACTCCTAGGTACTAGCTTGTTACCGTCAATGAAGGAGTCGTTCCAGatgaaatttgaagagtctATGCAGAGGAATGCGTTTTAAGGATTCGGAACTTTGTGGGTTTGCTCATGGTGGATGGTTTTGAGTTTTTGCACTGCTAGCAACTTAACACGTTTTGTGTTAGTTCAACAGATCACTTCGCTGACTCTGCAGAAAATTGGTTGCTTGTGAGCTTAGTTTGCATGACCTATAATTACAGCTTCAATGGTCTTTCTTGTCAAGAACAGAGTTGCTACGCAATCTTTTAGACGAAATTCACTGACCCTTTATAGCCAATAATAAGGGCTGATGCCCTATGAATGCATAGAAATCTGGCAAAAAAATGGTTGGGATAATAATGCAGGCTTAATACGTGCCTCTAATTCTCCATTGAATTAGTGAAAATGATCGTGATGGATGATTCTAGCAAAGCATAGGAAACTTTTTTCAATGGATGTGCACTGCATATGATTATTTAAGATTATTTAAGTAAACTTAACCCAATTAACCCTAGTTAACTACACCTGTACaccacctattaaaaaaaataaaaaataaaaacctaaaccTATACGTATTCTTTGTTTCTCTCAAACAAAACCAGAAAATCCAAAACTCCATCAGCGCCCCCAATCACTCTTCATATACCTCCCAACACCGATCAACACATCTGAGCTTCACCAACCCATTCAAACAAAAATTGCAAGCAACTACACTAGGGACAAAACCAACCTCCACAGGCCTCCTAAAAGTCCTAAAACCTTGTTCAATCATGTTGGCTTTCACATATGCCTTAATAAGCATATCAAAGACAACTGGATCCCAATTACAATCTTCACAGCACAAAACCAAACTTTCAAAAACATCACCATCATCTGGTGAAACAACCTTAACCATTTCTATCAATTTAGACAACAAGTTCGTGgcttgataaaaaattttagaccaaGTCAAAATATGAACAATAATATAGTAATTCTGAATAGTGGGTCTAAGACTTAAATCATTCTTGAGCAATTTGAAGAAAGTGAGACTTGATGAGGAATCAGATTGAAACCTcaacaaaactttaaaaaataaaataaaatagctaGCAAATCTTCTTCAATTCTGGAAGGAATCATGGTTATcaagaaaaaagggaaatttataGTTTTGATCGGTGAAGTGGCAAGAGGTGGCTTTGAGCTGCGGAGAATGGGTGAGCCAGTGGTGGAGACAGAGGAGGGTTTGGGTATGCTAGTGGTGGAGATAGGATGGTTTGGGGTGACTGGAGATGGAGGGAGAAGAAAGCCTAGGGTGACTGGTGAGAGCTGGGTTTCTGGGTTACAGCTTACAGAGAagtcgaagagagagagagagagagagagtacgtATAGGTAATaggtctttatttttttaataggtggTGTAGTTAACTAGGATTAGTTGGGTTAAGATTACTTAAGTAATCATGTGCAGTGCATGTGTCATTTTTTACACATGTCAGTTTATTAGAGCAGTTCGTAGCCATATGCTATAACTtgttttgtagctaaactttgtcccttTACAAATAGGGGCAATTGCTTCGAACTTAACTGTGATAGCCCTCttgatattttattgaaaaaggatatattcacttataaaaaataaattttttgattgattttaatCTCCTACTTGGAATTTagtattttaagaaaataaataattttggcTATGAATGCATGATGCCTTGATAAaccattaaaaaatgaaataattattttggttAGGGCTGTCCATCCAATTCGACGACCCGACCCACCTGAAGATTCCGATCGGATCTGACCTGAAAACCGGCTGACCCGATCAAGTCACCAGTCGGCGACGGGTCATTTGTTCCAAAAACCGACTCCGGCGGGTCTGTCTCGGTTTTCCTCCCCAAAACCCGATTCGACCGATGTACTAagatttccataaaaaaaatttcagattccGGCAGAAGTTTCTAGAATCCGGCGATATTTCCATATTCCGGCCTCAAATTTCCAGATTCCGACAACAAACTTTCATATTTCAGTGACTTATCAAGTAGATCTAGTGATATTTTTTCCAAATCTAGTGAAATCTCACCGGATCTAGCGAAATCTCACCAGATCCGGTTAGATCTCCATCGGATTTGGCGTTTTTTCGCCTAAAATCAACTATTTTGGCTGGATTTTTCACCGTGGATGGTTCCGACCGAACTGACCGTGTTTCCGGCGCAAAACCGACCGCTCCGATCCGACTCCTTCGCCGATCGGTGGCGGGTCAGAATTTTCTCAACCCGATTCTATTCGGTCGGTcacgggttgggcacaaacccgacctgTGGACACCCCTAATTTTGGTATTGTATGTGTTAAGGTTTGACTATTATTTAAAGACATTTGACTCAATTCATGAtccatattatttttcttgcaatttatttgtagaaaacaacataaaagtTATGAACACAACTTCACTATCCCATTTTTGTGTTCCACTTTATGCTTCAcaaattctaatttgatttgttttcatttggctttccttataaaataaccaaagtttaaaatgaaaaatattcaaaCACATGGTATACCATGATTGGTGAAGCATAAAGCCGTATacaaaaaaatgagacaaagaATTTGTATTCATAAGTTATAGGCAATGCACTTAACATTGTAGGATATTTTgggaaagaataaataataactatAAGATTCACAAGAATAACCCAGATCTCACATTCTTGATAATTTTATCAGATccataataaaatcaaatttgggcATTTACATTCTTGGACATCTAGATATTTACTTTTTTGGAGATTTAGATTCACATTCCTAGGAATTAGGATTGTATGAGTCAAAT contains:
- the LOC115949660 gene encoding GATA transcription factor 1, coding for MELDKAARFMEDLLLDFESDIGEEDEEDDKRRKVLCQDDPTSSSFGVLCPEDPTRVSPELVEEELEWISNKDSFPAVESFILSEDPGTTLSKHNSPVSVLENSSISSHSNSNSNSNSNSTNSNSNGSSKNNNNKTLMSCCGDSFKVPGRARSKLCQRLRRDNQLFWSQQAAAANKIAKAEREVLTMRTTTTTTTITTTTTTTTTTIGRKCQHCGAEKTPQWRAGPLGPKTLCNACGVRYKSGRLVPEYRPASSPTFSPKMHSNSHRKIVEMRRQKGMGTGIGMVVKSVDKG